Within Trichoderma atroviride chromosome 2, complete sequence, the genomic segment GTGATAGCGAGAGGACCGCTGGTCAGCAACATCCGACTCTCCACTTAGATTCACAACTCTTTGTGACATGGCCCTCACAATTGATCCGGCGCGCTGGAAAGCTCcagctgttgaagctgaCCGCGATAAGCGAAAATCGCCAGGATCTAGCGTCAGGCCATAGCTTTGGTGACCACCAGGTGAATAGCCAAGATTAGAACGGTGTCCAAGGCCCTTTCCTTCATGGTCCCGGATTGGATTGCTATCGAGGTCGCGGACAGTTTGAAAACTCTCCCTGCCATGGTCGTCTCCAAGGTGAGAGCCAGAAATCGGTTGCACTCCCGCTGTGAGTGGAACTCTATCGGAATCTGCGTAATAGGGATTCGTCGACTCTTCGACATATTGTGACCCTCCATCGAACGAGTGATAGGAGTCTGGAGGGAAGCGTGGAGATTGTGTCAATGGTGGAGGAATATCAGGAGGTAGCGCTGCCTGCAGTGCCGTAGGGTCTATATGAGACTCGAAACTAATGCGATCATGGGGAGAGCTGTACGAAGTATGCCAGTAGGACGACAGTCCAGATTCGCCAGTTGTTTGGGTCGTGGATTCATCGCCGGGTCGTTGCTGGGAGCCGCCAACCCCATACTGGTTATCCCGAGAACTGGTGGCGTGTAGACCTATCGGCGACGGGCGCGCGCTGCCGTCGTCTGGCAGCTCGGGGGACATTGTTACAGCCTTCCTAGCTTTCAAGGCAATATACCTAGGTAATAATCGTAGCAAGGACTAGACATCACGGATAGAGCTTCACAGCTAACATCCTCGCGGGGGTGAGCTTGAATAGCAGTCACTATAGACACCGATATCAGATAAGAATTAAAGGAGACGCAACTCGGTTTTCAATTGAAAGGGTCTTCTTACCTATAGAATTTATTAATAGCAACCTATATTGAATAGTCATACGTCAACTTGTCAAATGTtatatggagatggaggtaCGCTTAGTGTCGCGACAGTTTCATCTTCACAGCCACAAAGGTACATAGTACCTAGTACTAATACTTAATAGAAAAATACATTACGTGTTTTCTTTACTTAATAAGATTAGAAAAATGAATATTGAATATAATAGATGTTTTTATTATGATTTAACTTAACATATGTTAATAAAGTAtgttaatattaattaatatattatattttaaatatattactaatttaataatttacttacttatttaaatatataagtaattccttatattatatttataaaaacaTTATACTATTTACACTATTTATTTACCCTATAtttagtattaatattttGATTTAGGTactttttgtgttttttaatatatacaTCTTAATAGGAATGTACCAATTGGCAGACTAGTGAAACACACCTAGGCGCATACGGGACGGTAGCCACTGTACAAGGGGTCCAGCAGCCAGTCGCCACTTATCTCGGTAGTTGACCCGCAGAGGAGACCCATTCCCAACGTCAACCAATACAACATCCAGCTCCAACATTCATTCGCTGTCTCCTATTGCTGCAAGAACTGCAAGAACTGCAAGAACTACTTTCCACGACAATATGAGGTGCCTGTTGTTTATCGCGGCTTTAAGTCTTTTTCAGTTAGGCTCTGCTGTTGATCAGAAGAAGTCAGCCATCATTTGGTTCGATAACCCAGCTACTCCAGCCTCTTTCATGGACCAGGTGAAGGACAGTATCTTGAAAGCTGGAGGTAAAATCACACATACATACACTATCATCAAGTACGTCTCCTTGGTTCGCGGAGTTTGAATTTGCCGTTGACTTTACCATAGTGGGTTTGCCGTAATCGCACCAGCGAATGCGCTTGCCTCCGTCCAAGCATTAGGCGTAGAGCACTCGATTcgtgtggaagaagacgagacaGTATCAACTCTTAAATGATGACGGCAGTATTTTCAGCCAAATGCACCACATATGATAGCGATGGATAGACGTAAGTCTTATTAAAGGCTTGTTTTCGTTTAATACGATAATTTGATTAATTAcatactataatatatatcAATTTAATATATGTCAATGGCTTTATATCTGGGCAATACAGCCTAGGTACTATCTGATAACTGGTATATCGACAAGCGAAACGGGGAAGGTGCCATTATCCCTACTTCGTTTCTTCCACCACTAGTAACCTGCACCCAAGCTTTCCACTTTACGCATCTACAGCTCTCCAACTCTAGGACAaccgccgccaacaaggTATTCCAACATGGATGCCACAGAAGGTGCTACGTCTGATCAAGAAACTGGGCTCCCTCCTTTCAGCGAGTCGATCCTAGCCATCGATGTCAAAGATCGGAGCACCCTAGGatgcagcctcttctccactGCAGACGGCACCTTGAAGATAGGTACTGACATGTCTATGGCGGGCGAAGATGTGGTCGAGCAATTTCTCAGCTACGCGCAACCAACCACTATTCTGGTCTCACGACGAGTCCCAGAATCAATCTTTGCCTTTATTGAGAAGCATGCTGAAAAGAGTGACAAAGGTGAGTATTTCTTGGCATAGTCCATATCCCGTATGGCCAGTCCGTTCCCATTTCTTCGTATTAACGTGACCTAGAAATTCGTTCCCGCCTGGTGTCTCCCTCTGACTTCTCACACACATTGGCCTGTGAAGA encodes:
- a CDS encoding uncharacterized protein (EggNog:ENOG41~SECRETED:SignalP(1-18)) — protein: MRCLLFIAALSLFQLGSAVDQKKSAIIWFDNPATPASFMDQVKDSILKAGGKITHTYTIINGFAVIAPANALASVQALGVEHSIRVEEDETVSTLK